A stretch of Pseudophryne corroboree isolate aPseCor3 chromosome 9, aPseCor3.hap2, whole genome shotgun sequence DNA encodes these proteins:
- the LOC134957476 gene encoding keratin-associated protein 9-2-like: MTSYTKIYSMTSCTKIYSMTSCTKIYSMTSCTKVYSMTSCTKVYSMTSCTKVYSVTSCTKVYSMTSCTKVYSMTSCTKVYSMTSCTKIYSMTSCTTVYSMASCTKVYSMTSCTKVYSMASCTKVYSMASCTKVYSMASCTKVYSMTSCTKVYCMASCTKVYSMTSCTKVYSMTSCTKVYSMTSCTMVYSKTLCSKVYTA, encoded by the coding sequence ATGACATCATACACTAAGATCTACAGCATGACATCATGCACTAAGATCTACAGCATGACATCATGCACTAAGATCTACAGCATGACATCATGCACTAAGGTCTACAGCATGACATCATGCACTAAGGTCTACAGCATGACATCATGCACTAAGGTCTACAGTGTGACATCATGCACTAAGGTCTACAGCATGACATCATGCACTAAGGTCTACAGCATGACATCATGCACTAAGGTCTACAGCATGACATCATGCACCAAGATCTACAGCATGACATCATGCACTACGGTCTACAGCATGGCATCATGCACTAAGGTCTACAGCATGACATCATGCACTAAGGTCTACAGCATGGCATCATGCACTAAGGTCTACAGCATGGCATCATGCACTAAGGTCTACAGCATGGCATCATGCACTAAGGTCTACAGCATGACATCATGCACTAAGGTCTACTGCATGGCATCATGCACTAAGGTCTACAGCATGACATCATGCACTAAGGTCTACAGCATGACATCATGCACTAAGGTCTACAGTATGACATCATGCACTATGGTCTACAGCAAGACATTGTGCTCCAAGGTCTACACAGCATGA